CTCCAGATCGGCATCCGGCATAACCACCAGGGCGTTCTTCGCGCCGCCATGGCACTGAGCCCGCTTGCCGTGGGCGGTGGCGGTCGCGTAGACATATTTCGCCACCGGCGTGGAGCCCACAAAAGAGACGCCGGCGATCCCCGGATGGGCCAGCAGGGCGTCCACCACCTCCTTCCCACCGTGGACCATGTTGATCACCCCCGGCGGGAAGCCGACCTCATGGATCAGCTCGAAGAGGCGGGTCTGGGTGATGGGGCAGACCTCGGAGGGCTTGACAATGTAGGTGTTTCCGGCCACCAGGGCATAGGGGAAGAACCAGGAGGGGATCATGGCGGGGAAATTGAAGGGCGCAATGCAGCAGAAGACGCCCACCGGCTCCAGGATGCACTCCTCATCGATCCCATCGGCGATCTGGGGGGTGTGATAGCCCATCAACGAGGCGAACATCCCGGCGGCCGCTTCGATGTTCTCCAGGGTCCGCTGCATCTCGCCCCGGGCTTCCTCCAGAGTCTTCCCGTGCTCCTGGACAATGGTGCGGGCCAGGTCATCGAAATGCCGCTCCACCCGATCCCGCAGACGGAGCAGATAGCGGGCTCGAGTCTGGAGGGGAAGGCGACGCCAGGTCTCGAAAGCCGTTTGAGCAGCAACGACCGCGCGATCGACTTCCTCCGGGGTGGAAAGCGGCACCCGGGCGATGACCTCGTCCAGAGCAGGATTGCGAACCTCGAGGAAGTTCTCCGTCGCCGAGGCCACCCACTCGCCGCCGATGTAGTTCCGCAGCGTCTCCACGCCCATATCCCCCTCCTGGAGAAAGATCCGGATATCCGCTCGGGGCTTAAACCCGGAAGACCGGGGATCTGCCCTTCGTGGATCGGTCCGCCGGGGATGGTCAACCCACGAACAGGCCATCCCTCATTTATGATGGATCCCCCCACTCGTGCCGGAGGCGGGTCTCGGCGATCACCCGGGCGGTCAGAGCGTTCCACAGCCGCTCCGGGGTGATGGGCAGCTCCGGGATCCGGATGCCGATCGCATCCCGGATGGCGTTGGCCACCGCCGCCGCGCCGGGCACCACTGGCGGCTCCCCCACCCCCCGGGCCCCGAAGGGACCGTGCGGGCTGGGCACTTCCACGATCTGCGTTTCGATCGGCGGAACCTCCGTCGCGTTCGGAAGCGCATAATCTATGAAGGAGACGGTGAGGGCAATGCCGTTCGCATCGTATCGAAGGGCTTCCCACAGGCCCCAGCCCAGGCCCTGGGCCGCACCGCCGTGCATCTGGCCCTCGATCAGCAGGGGGTTGATCGCCCGTCCCACGTCCTGGGCCACCACCGCCTCCCGCACGGTGACGTAGCCCGTCTCGGGATCCACCCGCACCCGGACCAGCATGGCGGCGAAGCCGGGGGCCTGCTCGGTCTGGGCGGAGGAGCCGCGGCCGACGACCGGTTCGAACTTCCCGCCGAAGCGTTGAGCGAGGGCTGCCACCTCCCCGAGGGTCATACGGGGCTCGGGAACCCCCCAGATATAGATTCGACCATCGCGGATCTCGAGATCCTCCGGGGCCACCTCCAGGTGTTCGGAAGCGATCCGCAGGATCTGTTGTCGGGCCTCCTCCGCCGCCCGCTGCACGGCCAGGCCGACCGTATACGTGGTTTTGCTCCCCCCGCTGGCCCCGGCATAGGGGGCCATATCGGTATCGCCCTGGAGGATGCGGACCTGTTCCACCGGCACTCCCAGGATCGCCGCGGCCATCTGGGCCATCGCCGTGTGAGTGCCCTGCAGGTCCACCGCGCCCACATAGATCCGCACCACCCCATCGCGGTCCACGTGGCACATCGCCGCGGCCGGCTCCAGGCCGCCGTGCCAGCCGCCCACCGCCAGCCCAACGCCTTCGCCAGGCTCCCGACGCGGCTCCCGCCACAGGGGATGGTCCCGCAGGGCCTCCAGGCATGCCCGCAGGCCGATGGGGCCGTAGCGCTTCCCGCTGGGCAATTCATCCCCCTCTCCCATTACATTCCGCAACCGGAACTCCAACGGGTCCAGCCCCAGCTGCCGGGCCATCTCGTCCATCTGGGATTCCAGGGCGAAGAGGGCCTGGGGGGCGCCGGGCGCCCGATACGCGCCGACCCCGGGCTTGTTGGTCAGCACCTCAAAGGCCTCGATCTCATAATGGGGGAAGCGATAGAAGCTCCCGAGCAGGTTCGCGGCGATGCGGGCGGGCGAACCCGGGAAGGCCCCAGCGTCGAAGATCACCCGGGCCTGGAGAGCCGTCAGCGTCCCATCCCGCTTCACGCCGGTTTTCATGGTGATGATGGAAGCGTGGGCCGGCGTCCCGATGAGGAACTCCTCCTGACGGGTCAGCGTCAACCGCACCGGACGACGGAGATGGACCGCGAGGGCGGCCACGAGGGGCTCCAGCAGGGTGAACTTCCCCCCGAAGCCACCGCCCACCGGCATCGGCACCACCCGGATGCGGTTCTCCGGCCAGCCCAGGAAATCCGCCACCTCCTCCCGCACCCCGAAGGGATCCTGGGTGCTGGTCCAGATGGTCAGCGTCTCCGTGGCCGGATCCAGGGCCGCTGTCGTCGTGTGCGGCTCGATGTAAGCCTGATGCACAGCCGACGTCCGGTAGGTGAGCTCGAGGATAAGGTCGGCTTCCCGGAATCCCTGCTCGACGTCACCGCGGGCATAGCGGACGTGATCGGAGATGTTGCCGGGTTGGGCCGGCCGCTCGGCTCCGGCGCCCCCGACGTCCGCCGCATGGGCTCCGGCATCCGCCCGCACCCCGGGGCGGCCGCGCGGCCAGATCCGTGGGGCCTCTTCGGACATCGCCTCCAGCGGATCGACGACCGCGGGAAGCGGGTCGATCTCCACCTCCACCTGGGCGGCCCCATCGGCCGCCGCCGCCTCGCTTTCCGCCAGCACCACCGCCACCGGCTGGCCGTAATACACCACCCGCTCCCAGGCCAGCAGCGCCCGCGCGTGGCTCTCCGGCTCCCGCTGGAACCCGGGAAGATCCGCCGCCGTCAACACGGCGACCACCCCGGGAACGGCCCGCGCGCGGGAGGGATCGACCCGCCGGATGCGACCGTGGGCGTAGGGGCTGAGGACCAGGCGGGCATACAGGAGATCCGGAAGCCGCAGGTCGGCGCCGAACTTCAGACGCCCGGTCACCTTCAGATGACCGTCACGCATCGGAATGCGCTGGCCGATGGTCATGGCGCTCCTTATCCTCGGGGGTGATATGAGAAGAAGCCGGGGATGATCCAGGTTCCCACCGCTTTCGCCAGCCCTCCCGTCCATCCAGGAGCGAGGGCCGGGGAATCGCTCTCTTCAAAGATAGGGCAGGTTCGCAGGAATGTCCAGAATCGGAGGCGAGGGGGCGCTCATCCCACGCGTCGATCGCACCATCCTCGCTTCGGCAACCCTTTCGGAGAGTCAAACCCGAAACGGGGCGTATGCAGCGGGGCCCACCCTGAGCGGTCAGATCGATCCTCTTCGTTTGACGAAATCCCAGCCCCCGGATTAGTCTGAAAGCAAACCGGGCCACCGGCCCGCATCTGGAGATCCGCGATGAGCGTTCAGGTGCAGCGGCGCCTGTTCACCGTGGAGGAATACCACCGCATGGCCGAGGCCGGCATCCTCTCCGAAGACGACCGCGTCGAGCTCATCGAAGGAGAACTCGTCGCCATGAGCCCCATCGGCAGCCGTCACGCCGCTTGCGTGAAGCGCCTCGTCCGGCTCCTGGATCGAGCCGTGGGGGAACGCGCCATCGTCAGCGTTCAGGACCCCATTCGCCTGGGGCGGCATTCGGAGCCGCAGCCCGATGTGGCCCTGCTCCGCTACCGCCCGGATTTCTACGCCTCCGCCCACCCCGGGCCGGAGGACGTCCTCCTCATCGTGGAAGTGGCCGAAACCTCCGCCGACTACGACCGCACGGTCAAAATCCCCCTCTACGCCCGCCACGGCATCCCCGAGGCCTGGCTTGTGGACCTGGCCAAGGAGCACATCGAGGTCTACCGCCAGCCCGGTCCGGAAGGCTATCGGGAGCTCCACATCGTCCACCGGGGCGAGACCATCCGTCCTGCCCTCATCCCCGGGCTCACGGTGGCGATCGATGAGATCATGGGATGAAGGCTCAACCGTCAGGGATCCGGAGAGCCCCATCCCGAACCACCACTCGCCCCCGCTTGATCACCGTGCGGACCAGGTTGACCCCATACCGATAGGCCAGATGCCGGTAATCCGGCGCATCCACCAGCACGATGTCCGCCTGCTTGCCGGGCTCCAGGCCTCCGATTTCATGGCCCAGGCCGATGGCGCAGGCCGCGTTCAGGGTGGCCGCCGTCAGCGCCTCCGCCGGGGTGAGCTTCATATAGCGGGCCGCCAGGGCCATCATCATCGGCATCGACTCGCACCACGAGGTCCCCGGATTCAGATCCGTGGCGAGGGCCAGTGCGCCCCCCCGATCGATCAGCTCCCGCCCGGGGGCGTAATGGCCCGTCCCCAGCCCGAACGGGGTGCCCGGAAGGACCACCCCGATGGTCTCGGAGCGGGCGAGGATCTCCCGATGCTCCGATGGCGTGCTCACCAGGTGATCCACGCTGATGGCCCCCATGGAGACCGCCATGGGCGTCGCCCCCAGGGCCGGCTCGAACTCGTCCGCGTGCACCTTGAGGCCGAACCCCAGACGTCGGGCCGCCTCCAGGATGCGCCGGGTCTGCTCCAGATCGAAGGCCCCCCGTTCGCAGAACACATCGCAGAACCAGGCCGCCCGTCCATCCGCCCATAGAGGATGCCACGGGCCGTCCGTTGGATAACGGAGGGCCGCCACGGCGGGCAGCATCTCCTCGATCAATCGTTCGACATAGGCCCCCGGATCCGCCCGGTATTCCTCGGGAACCGCATGGGCGCCCAGGAACGTGGGGACCAGATCCAGCGGATGGAGGCCGTTGAGCCGGTGAAGGACATCCAGGAGGCGGCGCTCCGTTTCCCATTCCAGGCCATACCCGGTCTTGGCCTCCGCCGTAGTGGTGCCGTGGAGCAGCATCCGATCCAGGCGCCCCCGGGTCTCGGCGATCAACTGCTCCATCGAAGCTGCGCGGGTCGCCCGCACCGTGGAAAGGATCCCACCGCCGGCCTGGAGGATCTCCAGATACGTGGCGCCCTTCAGGCGCATCTCAAACTCCGCAACCCGATCGCCAGCCCAGACCAGATGGGTGTGGGGATCCACCAAGCCGGGGATCACCGTTTGACCGCGGGCGTCCAGGACCTCCGCGGCCTCCCCGGCCGAAGCTTCCACAGCCGCCGTGGGGCCCACCGCCACAATCCGGCCATCCCGGACCGCCACGGCGCCGTCGGGGATGATCTCCAGATGGCCCATGGCCGCCCCCCGTGTCGGCCGTCGCCCCCGCGGCGTGACCACTTGAGCAGCGTGACGGATCAACAGATCCACCCGCATGGATGGGCCTCCTCCGCTGAAATCGCGGAGCAACCGCCCCCACCGTATAACTCACCGTCCCTCCATCACCGATTCGTCAGCACCCGCTATGCATCCCGACAGGATTTGCACAGCGGGTTTCGCCAGCCGTTTCGCACTTCCCAGAGGCATTCTCCATTACCCCAGGTCATCGCCAAAACGGCTCCTGAGGCCTGATCTCCTCTGCTTCGTACTGCTCGAGGAATGACATGAGATTCCCGATCATCTACCAGACCATGTTCGCAGACGGAAGGGAATGATCTGACGGGCGGATATGGCACGTTGTACGATAGATGCTGGAAGAGCCACAGCGCGACAGATCACGGGATCGTGTCCGCCAGCATTGAGTAATTCATTATGCAGCCCCAATGCCATGCGCCGGCCGTCACCCCGTTCAGTCGCGCCTGATCCAGTATAATTATTTAGCAGAACACAGATAACCCGGATCCTTACAGGGGACAGATGGTCTCTCTCCTATCCCTAACCCATACCGGGACAATCAGAGGTTCTTTGGATGCCTGCCGCTCATGAGCGAATTCTGGTGGTCGAAGATGATCGGGACCTGCGCGAGCTGATCACGATCGCTCTGAAAACCGCCGGTTATCAGGTGGATGCAGTGGAGGACGGATCCTCCGCTCTGGATTGGGTGCGCAACCACCCACCGGATCTGATCCTGCTGGATGTTATGCTGCCGGATCTGGATGGCATGGAACTCTGTCGGCGGATCCGGGAGCTCTGGCATATGCGCACGGTTCCGATCGTTATGATCACAGCGCTGGGACGGATGGAGGATAAGCTGCGGGGCATCCGCGCCGGCGCGGACGATTATTTAACCAAACCGGTGGCACTCCCCGAGCTCATGGCCCGAATCGAAATGCACCTCCGCCGCTCCAAGAGGGAAAGAGCGGTCAACCCCCTCTCCGGGCTACCTGGAAACCCCGAGATCGAACAGGAGATCCGTCAACGCCTGGAGCGCGGCGAGCCCTTCGGGATCGCATACATCGACCTGAACGCTTTCAAGGCCTTCAACGATGAATATGGCTATCGAGCAGGGGATCGCGTGCTCCAGTCGTTCGCTCGCCTGCTTCAGGAGGCGATGGCTGCCCATGGGGATCCTTCCCGGGATTTCATCGGCCATATCGGCGGGGATGATTTCGTGCTGCTCACCCGACCCCACGTTCTCAGCCCCGTCGCCCGCTATATCCTGGAGCGATTCCCGGAAACCGTTGGGGCTCCAGAGCTTTCGGTTTCTATTGTGGGCGGGGTGGTAGATCCCGCCCGCAAGGTGGATCTTGAGGCACTGGCACAGCATCTTGCTGCCCTCAAACGCCAGGCCAAGCGAGAAGGCCGTCCCCTGCTTCTGTCAGGAACCCTGGGGGCTCAGGGATAAGGAAGGGTTCGGCCACAGAAGGCCTCAGCACCGGAGTCCCGTAAATGACAGGATCCGCCGGATCCCTCCCTCCACAAACTGCTGTGGATC
Above is a window of Thermoflexus sp. DNA encoding:
- a CDS encoding Uma2 family endonuclease — encoded protein: MSVQVQRRLFTVEEYHRMAEAGILSEDDRVELIEGELVAMSPIGSRHAACVKRLVRLLDRAVGERAIVSVQDPIRLGRHSEPQPDVALLRYRPDFYASAHPGPEDVLLIVEVAETSADYDRTVKIPLYARHGIPEAWLVDLAKEHIEVYRQPGPEGYRELHIVHRGETIRPALIPGLTVAIDEIMG
- a CDS encoding response regulator, with amino-acid sequence MPAAHERILVVEDDRDLRELITIALKTAGYQVDAVEDGSSALDWVRNHPPDLILLDVMLPDLDGMELCRRIRELWHMRTVPIVMITALGRMEDKLRGIRAGADDYLTKPVALPELMARIEMHLRRSKRERAVNPLSGLPGNPEIEQEIRQRLERGEPFGIAYIDLNAFKAFNDEYGYRAGDRVLQSFARLLQEAMAAHGDPSRDFIGHIGGDDFVLLTRPHVLSPVARYILERFPETVGAPELSVSIVGGVVDPARKVDLEALAQHLAALKRQAKREGRPLLLSGTLGAQG
- the hutI gene encoding imidazolonepropionase; translation: MRVDLLIRHAAQVVTPRGRRPTRGAAMGHLEIIPDGAVAVRDGRIVAVGPTAAVEASAGEAAEVLDARGQTVIPGLVDPHTHLVWAGDRVAEFEMRLKGATYLEILQAGGGILSTVRATRAASMEQLIAETRGRLDRMLLHGTTTAEAKTGYGLEWETERRLLDVLHRLNGLHPLDLVPTFLGAHAVPEEYRADPGAYVERLIEEMLPAVAALRYPTDGPWHPLWADGRAAWFCDVFCERGAFDLEQTRRILEAARRLGFGLKVHADEFEPALGATPMAVSMGAISVDHLVSTPSEHREILARSETIGVVLPGTPFGLGTGHYAPGRELIDRGGALALATDLNPGTSWCESMPMMMALAARYMKLTPAEALTAATLNAACAIGLGHEIGGLEPGKQADIVLVDAPDYRHLAYRYGVNLVRTVIKRGRVVVRDGALRIPDG
- a CDS encoding xanthine dehydrogenase family protein molybdopterin-binding subunit — encoded protein: MTIGQRIPMRDGHLKVTGRLKFGADLRLPDLLYARLVLSPYAHGRIRRVDPSRARAVPGVVAVLTAADLPGFQREPESHARALLAWERVVYYGQPVAVVLAESEAAAADGAAQVEVEIDPLPAVVDPLEAMSEEAPRIWPRGRPGVRADAGAHAADVGGAGAERPAQPGNISDHVRYARGDVEQGFREADLILELTYRTSAVHQAYIEPHTTTAALDPATETLTIWTSTQDPFGVREEVADFLGWPENRIRVVPMPVGGGFGGKFTLLEPLVAALAVHLRRPVRLTLTRQEEFLIGTPAHASIITMKTGVKRDGTLTALQARVIFDAGAFPGSPARIAANLLGSFYRFPHYEIEAFEVLTNKPGVGAYRAPGAPQALFALESQMDEMARQLGLDPLEFRLRNVMGEGDELPSGKRYGPIGLRACLEALRDHPLWREPRREPGEGVGLAVGGWHGGLEPAAAMCHVDRDGVVRIYVGAVDLQGTHTAMAQMAAAILGVPVEQVRILQGDTDMAPYAGASGGSKTTYTVGLAVQRAAEEARQQILRIASEHLEVAPEDLEIRDGRIYIWGVPEPRMTLGEVAALAQRFGGKFEPVVGRGSSAQTEQAPGFAAMLVRVRVDPETGYVTVREAVVAQDVGRAINPLLIEGQMHGGAAQGLGWGLWEALRYDANGIALTVSFIDYALPNATEVPPIETQIVEVPSPHGPFGARGVGEPPVVPGAAAVANAIRDAIGIRIPELPITPERLWNALTARVIAETRLRHEWGDPS
- a CDS encoding CoA-acylating methylmalonate-semialdehyde dehydrogenase; the encoded protein is MGVETLRNYIGGEWVASATENFLEVRNPALDEVIARVPLSTPEEVDRAVVAAQTAFETWRRLPLQTRARYLLRLRDRVERHFDDLARTIVQEHGKTLEEARGEMQRTLENIEAAAGMFASLMGYHTPQIADGIDEECILEPVGVFCCIAPFNFPAMIPSWFFPYALVAGNTYIVKPSEVCPITQTRLFELIHEVGFPPGVINMVHGGKEVVDALLAHPGIAGVSFVGSTPVAKYVYATATAHGKRAQCHGGAKNALVVMPDADLERAVPAILSSAFGSAGQRCLAGSLVIAVGEIHRPLTEALVEGASRIRVGYGLEEGVQMGPVVSRKALERIHRYIETGLREEADLVLDGRGIRVPGYPNGYFIGPTIFDGVRPPMTIACEEIFGPVLGIIPARDLEEALAIINGSSYGNAASLFTRDGKAAREFKLRVRAGNVGINIGVAAPIAPYPFAGQKQSFFGDLHGQGMDTLYFFTDRKVVITRWF